In the genome of Deltaproteobacteria bacterium CG11_big_fil_rev_8_21_14_0_20_49_13, the window CTGTTTATCTGATCGAACAATTCGATCTGTGCTTTAGACAGCTGCAGATCTGCCTTACCGGCAAGAAAAAGCAAATTGTGAGTAAAGGGCGGATGGTCCTTGATAACCCTGGTGGCCAGCGCTTTTAAAAGTTTCTCCAGCGACAAGTGGCACAAGAAAAGGCAGTAATCATGTTTGCCGGTCCTAAAAAGTGACTTTGCCATTTCCAGGTCGTGCGCTGAAGCATTAAGCCAATATCTCACGATCTTTGCAACATCCTTCAAGGTCATGAACTGGATTTAACAAAGATGCGCACTTATGGCAATATATAAATGATGAAACGGAAAAATCAGGCCAATTTTCGCCTGATAAGGCTTCTAAAGTGGCCGAATTCTTCCGGGGCAACGTACTTTAAGATAGTGAGATAAACTACTATAGAAACTAAGATGACCGAGAAAAGTTGAGCGCCCAACACTACCCCTTTCACATCTCCAAAGAGATGCAGGACGTACTTGGAAATAATAAAGACCGCCACTATTCCGTGGCAGGCAAGTATCGACCTTCCGGTGCTCTTTAAAAGACTCCTTCCGCCAAAAAGTCCCATCTTTCGCCTGAACGCATAGATGAGGAGGGCAAAATTAACGGCGGAAGCTACGCTCATCGAAAGGGCCAGGCCCATGTGAAGCAAGGGCTTCATCAGTATGAATGCAAGCAACGCGTTAACAACGAGCGCCACGGTTGCCATGTAGACCGGCGTCTTGGCATCCTTCATTGCATAAAATGCGGGGACGATGTTTCTAACCCCCGTGACGAACGGGATACCTATGGCGAACATTCGAAGAGCCCCCACCGTTCCGGCCGTTGACTCGGCGGTAAACGCCCCGCGCTGGAAAAGAAGCCTGATAATCGGTTCGGCAAAAAGAAGGAGGCCGAACATGGCGGGAATAGATTCGGTCAAAGCTATCCGCATGCTGTAATTAAGCGTCCCCTTGAAAGCCTCATGGTTCTTGTCAGCCGCATGTTCGGAAAGTGTTGGTAGCGAAGCGGTGGCGATGGCCACGGCAAAGAGCCCCAAGGGGAATTCGTTTATCCGGTCCGCATACCATAGGTAAGAAACGCTACCGTTGGGAAGGAACGATGCCAATAGTGTTATCACCAGAACATTTATCTGATAAACGGCGCCGCCGTAGACCGATGGCAACATGATAAGGCCTATCCTTCTTAGGGCCGGATGGTGATAGTCAAAGTTGAACCTTGGGATCATCCCCTCGCGCATAAGCCACGGTATCTGAAGTGAGAGTTGTAAAACCCCGCCGATTATAACACCCAAAGCAAGCCCCACCGTCGGCTGGCCGAACCATCCGGAAAAGATAGATGCTCCGGCGATTATTCCTAAGTTAAGAAGTATCGGCGAAGCGGCCGGCGCCCCGAATATCTTCAGGGTGTTAAGTACTCCCATGGCAAGGGCCATGAGGCTAACAAGGAAGATATACGGGAACATTAAGCGGGTCAGATAAACGGTCAGGGCAAATTTGTCCGGTGAACCTTCGAAACCGAAAGCTATCACTTTGACTATCTGCGGGGCAAATATAACGCCCAGAATAGTAAGGATCGTGAGCAGGAAGGATAGATAAGTAAAAACAATGTCCGCAACGCGCTTCCCCTCTTCCCGCGATTGCCCCAGATATTCGGTAAAGACCGGCACGAAGGCCATCGTGAGGGAACCTTCGGCGAGGAGCCTTCGCAAAAGATTTGGGATGCGGAATGCGACATAGAAAGCGTCGGCCGCCGCCTTTGTACCGAAAAAGTAGGCGATCACCGAATCGCGAACGAGGCCTAAAATCCGGCTTATTAGTGTGTAGAACCCGAAGATACCTGCACGTCGCGATATGTGATGATGATGTTCGGTCATGTTCCGGGAACCAACCCGGGCGGATTATTCCCACATCTCCAGCCAAAAATCCAGATGAAAATCAAAGACAATTGGAACCCGGAATAGACAATCGAAAAGTGGTCACCCATCTGGATCTATCCCCGGAGGCGGCCTTTTTAGTTACACGGAACAGACAACAAAAATCTGGGAAGATCAAAACGGCGAATAGGGCAACGACAACGAAGGCAGGGGCGTTTTGTCATAAAAAAACAATGTAAACAATGGGGTCATCATACTTGCCTTGATCATACGTCCAACCACGGCTATTGAGAGCATTTCGATGAGGCTGGGCGGCTCGCCCGTGTGAAAACGTGCTGATAATGCCGCCTTTTCAAGCGGAGCAAGCGTGCGACCCGTCGCCATCACCCGATGATCTTGGTAACAGGACCCGGCACGCTCCCATAGATTCCGCGTTTCATTGATCACATCATAATAATAACCCGATTGGAGCGACAGCAACGTAGCGCAACTTTTAGCAATATTGAAACTTTGGAAGAGAACCCCTGGTTCACAGACATAGGAACCCATTTTGAAACATAGACCTGTATTATTGGGGGCGGCACAGAACTCCCAATCCATATTGCCATAAATGGGGATGGTTTCCCAGTATCTGGTCACTTCCACTTCAGTAGCCAAAAATACCTCCATGTCGCTGTTTATGCGGCGCGTGCGCGGTGCATAAGTGACATCATTGCAAGCCCCATGGGGCGCGGCAATCTCCCGTATGCAATTGATCGCCTGAGATTGCTCCGCTCTCTATGGTCACTCGCAATGACATATACCATAGTTATCGGCTGTAGCGCCACAAAAGTTGCGTGATTTTTTCACTTTTTTTGCAGATTTATCTGGGGATGGTAACCCGACTTCCGCAACTAGGGGTATAGTGAGGTTGTAAGTGGCTGATTTGTAACGGGCTGGGGTCAAAAGGTAGGCACTACAAAACAGCGGTTTTTATGGATTTGGATTTACGATTTTTGGAGGTGGTTGACTTGGAAGCTTGAGCTTCATTTCATGCAATAAAAGTTGCACATCATCTTCTATTCATTTTGACACAATTACACTTCGAGTCAATAGGGGGCACCTCTAAAAACCTCCGTTCATGGTGAGCTTGTCGAACCATGAAAATTGCAACACGTTGATTTATAACGGTTCATCCTTCGACAGGCTCAGGNNNNNNNNNNNNNNNNATATACCTTATCCTCTTTATAGGGGGGTACGATGTTTATTCCGAGTTCCATGTCTTAAAGATTTAAGGTTTGACATTATTTTTGACCCATGTTAGGGACCCCGAAACTCAGACGGCCTAATAAGTGTGTCTATAGTGAGTTATCGACAACTTACGCACTTAGACACTTACGCACTTGGGCACTATTAAATATGGCAGATGCAAGAAAACAAAAGAAACTTAAATGTGGGCGCCACTTATCCTCGCTCAAACGCGCCCGTCAGGATATAAAAAGGACCGCACGCAACACCGGCAACCTTTCGACAATGCGCACGGCAATCAAAAAGGTGAAAAAGGCGATCGTGGCGAAGAACAAAGAAGCCGCTACAACCGCTTTAACGGCCGCCATTCCCGTTATCGCAAAATCGGCCAACAAGAACGCCACAAATATGAGAACCGCTTCGCGTTATATCTCGCGCCTCACGGTGGCTGTTAACCGGCTGTGATCAACTCTCTCACGCATCTTTCGAGTATCGTCTCTTTGGGAAGTTTACTTGATTTTAAGAGCTTGTCCGTCTGATATAATCTTTTAAAGGTCTTCTTGAGCTCACGCCACT includes:
- the mviN gene encoding murein biosynthesis integral membrane protein MurJ — its product is MTEHHHHISRRAGIFGFYTLISRILGLVRDSVIAYFFGTKAAADAFYVAFRIPNLLRRLLAEGSLTMAFVPVFTEYLGQSREEGKRVADIVFTYLSFLLTILTILGVIFAPQIVKVIAFGFEGSPDKFALTVYLTRLMFPYIFLVSLMALAMGVLNTLKIFGAPAASPILLNLGIIAGASIFSGWFGQPTVGLALGVIIGGVLQLSLQIPWLMREGMIPRFNFDYHHPALRRIGLIMLPSVYGGAVYQINVLVITLLASFLPNGSVSYLWYADRINEFPLGLFAVAIATASLPTLSEHAADKNHEAFKGTLNYSMRIALTESIPAMFGLLLFAEPIIRLLFQRGAFTAESTAGTVGALRMFAIGIPFVTGVRNIVPAFYAMKDAKTPVYMATVALVVNALLAFILMKPLLHMGLALSMSVASAVNFALLIYAFRRKMGLFGGRSLLKSTGRSILACHGIVAVFIISKYVLHLFGDVKGVVLGAQLFSVILVSIVVYLTILKYVAPEEFGHFRSLIRRKLA
- the rpsT gene encoding 30S ribosomal protein S20, with product MADARKQKKLKCGRHLSSLKRARQDIKRTARNTGNLSTMRTAIKKVKKAIVAKNKEAATTALTAAIPVIAKSANKNATNMRTASRYISRLTVAVNRL